One genomic region from Cardinium endosymbiont of Dermatophagoides farinae encodes:
- a CDS encoding sodium:solute symporter family protein → MLFDTLLFIVIVFLLSVSLVAFYATRRPSTTFRAYAMGNRAFSTANLVATALATYYGGATLMGYVTQFSDGLFWLSWRIFGIIAVFFTLSWLGMRMSKFSYHISMPETMGRLYGKYPRIITALLSVCYSTVVIAMQIHIMAQGISMCIDSVSPLCITVVTTLLLVTYSIFGGIRAVILTDVWQCIIFSSLICVLAWFMFQQTNASFGQTIAFAAAQKKFGLGHLFLYDRKVVATLRYLATMVNCIEPAFIQHVYIASSPSQAKKMFLYAGIFGCMLMVCFSLVGLFIFSWVPSNLSGMEIWNYIMVYTPPLLKGVICTCLLAMNMSTADSRLHICAVMISYDILPNILPFRKNISSAYHYRMAHMAILFITTLAIPLALSSNYFIVDKVVLWYSRLYVPVVVAPFILAVLGFRTRTALIGMVAGALAVFAWRKWIFPILGTNDGVFPCMLINGLVMLAAHYLLPKSKRIKELNDDPLKQI, encoded by the coding sequence ATGTTATTCGACACTTTATTGTTTATAGTAATAGTTTTTTTGCTATCTGTTTCACTAGTCGCTTTTTATGCTACTAGAAGGCCTTCTACCACCTTTCGAGCCTACGCTATGGGAAACAGAGCATTTTCTACAGCTAACTTGGTAGCTACTGCATTGGCCACTTATTATGGCGGCGCTACCCTGATGGGCTATGTAACACAGTTCTCTGATGGACTCTTTTGGCTAAGCTGGAGGATTTTTGGTATTATTGCTGTTTTTTTTACGTTGAGTTGGCTAGGCATGCGTATGTCTAAGTTTAGCTACCATATCTCCATGCCAGAGACAATGGGTCGTCTATACGGCAAGTATCCAAGGATTATTACAGCTTTATTAAGCGTTTGTTATTCTACTGTTGTGATTGCTATGCAAATTCATATTATGGCTCAGGGCATCAGTATGTGTATTGATTCAGTGAGCCCATTATGCATTACGGTAGTGACTACTTTATTGCTGGTTACCTATTCCATCTTTGGTGGCATTCGTGCCGTTATCTTGACGGATGTATGGCAATGTATTATTTTCTCTAGTCTTATTTGCGTATTGGCCTGGTTTATGTTTCAGCAAACCAATGCCTCATTTGGCCAAACCATTGCCTTTGCAGCAGCTCAAAAAAAGTTTGGGTTAGGCCATTTGTTCCTGTATGATAGAAAAGTGGTGGCTACATTGCGATACCTAGCTACTATGGTCAACTGTATAGAACCTGCTTTTATACAGCATGTTTATATAGCTTCTAGTCCCTCCCAAGCAAAAAAGATGTTCTTATATGCTGGTATTTTTGGTTGCATGCTAATGGTCTGTTTCTCGCTAGTTGGTTTGTTTATTTTTTCATGGGTACCATCCAATCTATCGGGAATGGAGATTTGGAATTATATCATGGTCTATACTCCTCCTTTGTTAAAAGGAGTCATTTGTACTTGTTTATTAGCCATGAACATGTCCACAGCTGATTCGAGACTACATATCTGTGCAGTTATGATCAGCTATGATATATTGCCAAATATATTGCCTTTTAGAAAAAATATTTCCTCTGCCTATCATTATAGAATGGCCCATATGGCTATATTGTTTATCACTACCTTAGCCATTCCGTTGGCGCTTAGTAGCAACTATTTTATTGTGGATAAGGTGGTGCTTTGGTATAGTCGTTTGTATGTGCCTGTAGTAGTTGCGCCATTTATCTTAGCTGTTTTGGGTTTTCGTACACGTACTGCTTTAATCGGTATGGTTGCAGGTGCACTGGCTGTTTTTGCTTGGCGGAAGTGGATTTTTCCCATACTGGGTACCAATGATGGGGTCTTCCCTTGTATGTTGATCAATGGTTTAGTTATGCTAGCTGCACATTATTTACTACCCAAGTCCAAGCGTATAAAAGAACTAAATGATGATCCATTGAAGCAAATTTAA
- a CDS encoding AAA family ATPase, translated as MMRKIDALPIGYSDVERVIRTGYYVDKTKYAQALIEKENPVFIARPRRFGKSLFINTLATICNGEQEIFKDCYIGRPESGYQWKKYPIINIDFSGLNHNPNYLENSLKSKLDKIACSYGLTIQVPDIQDGLENLIEALSKLSNGYESNIVVLIDEYDAPVVNLQKGSDLEQANIKVMKDFFMTLKSLNKRFQFTFITGVSKFSLSDVFSGANHLSDLTIDKSAAAMFGYTEQELLEVFSDRIAMVAATWSEELGGSVTQEKVMQEIASHYNGYKFYEKGPSVYNPWSTLHFFKEGKREDYWYESGSSTLIISQMLSDPDRFNLDELPIDAYRHQLMYTGSRSEISLKALMFQTGYLTIAHYEPSTGIYKLKFPNQEVAKAFAQKIQDTLERCVKDYFIQERDKIRRALADKKIDAFIDNINTAFATLPYYINSGQEKQYHSNLHMLLQGLGFLGGRKMHMHSESASSQGRSDIILELETAIYVIEIKYKSSGKVALEQIKANGYYQPYLLRQKAIILLGINFNEETRMIDNWDYEIYEEHIKV; from the coding sequence ATGATGCGTAAGATAGATGCACTACCTATTGGCTACTCAGATGTTGAAAGGGTGATCAGAACAGGCTATTATGTAGATAAAACCAAGTATGCACAAGCGCTAATAGAAAAAGAAAACCCTGTATTTATAGCTCGGCCACGCAGATTTGGGAAATCACTATTTATCAATACACTGGCCACTATATGCAATGGAGAACAAGAAATTTTTAAAGACTGCTATATAGGTAGGCCAGAAAGTGGGTATCAATGGAAGAAATATCCTATAATCAACATAGATTTTTCAGGCCTAAACCACAATCCGAACTATCTGGAAAACAGCTTAAAAAGTAAGTTAGATAAAATTGCTTGTTCATATGGTTTGACCATACAGGTCCCAGACATACAAGATGGGCTAGAAAACTTAATAGAAGCACTTTCAAAACTCAGCAATGGTTATGAATCCAATATAGTAGTGCTTATAGATGAGTATGATGCGCCAGTTGTCAATTTGCAGAAAGGATCAGATTTGGAACAGGCCAATATCAAGGTCATGAAAGATTTCTTTATGACTTTAAAATCACTCAATAAACGTTTTCAATTTACCTTTATCACTGGCGTAAGCAAATTCAGTTTATCTGATGTATTTTCAGGGGCCAATCATTTAAGCGATCTTACGATTGATAAAAGTGCAGCCGCTATGTTTGGTTATACCGAACAAGAGTTATTAGAAGTATTCTCCGATCGTATAGCTATGGTTGCTGCTACTTGGAGTGAAGAGCTGGGCGGGTCAGTGACCCAAGAGAAAGTCATGCAAGAGATTGCTAGCCATTATAATGGTTATAAGTTTTATGAGAAAGGTCCTTCGGTTTACAACCCTTGGTCTACCCTTCATTTTTTTAAAGAGGGGAAGCGAGAAGACTACTGGTATGAATCGGGAAGCTCTACGTTGATAATCAGTCAAATGTTATCAGATCCTGATAGATTTAACTTAGATGAACTACCCATTGATGCCTATAGACATCAGTTAATGTATACCGGTAGTAGGAGCGAAATTAGTTTAAAAGCACTGATGTTTCAAACCGGATATCTAACCATAGCGCATTATGAACCATCTACAGGTATTTATAAACTCAAGTTTCCTAATCAAGAAGTAGCAAAGGCTTTTGCGCAAAAGATTCAAGATACCTTAGAGCGATGCGTAAAAGATTACTTTATACAAGAGCGGGATAAAATTAGACGTGCATTAGCTGATAAAAAAATTGATGCCTTTATAGATAATATCAATACGGCTTTTGCCACGCTTCCTTACTATATCAATAGCGGCCAGGAAAAACAGTACCACAGCAATTTACATATGCTGTTACAAGGATTGGGATTTTTAGGTGGGAGGAAAATGCATATGCATAGTGAGTCAGCGTCTAGTCAAGGTAGATCAGATATCATTTTAGAATTAGAAACAGCAATTTACGTTATAGAGATAAAGTATAAATCCAGCGGGAAAGTAGCCTTAGAACAAATCAAAGCAAACGGGTATTATCAACCTTATTTACTCAGACAAAAAGCCATTATACTACTAGGCATTAACTTCAATGAGGAAACCAGAATGATAGATAATTGGGATTATGAAATATATGAAGAGCATATAAAAGTGTGA
- the mnmE gene encoding tRNA uridine-5-carboxymethylaminomethyl(34) synthesis GTPase MnmE, which translates to MHPNQDPIIALATPQGVSAIAVVRLSGKGVIGIVNGLFCGSDLTQQASHTIHFGLIKKGDTTIDEVLVSIFIAPHSFTKEDSVEISCHGAPFIVSALIELFVAHGVRIAEPGEFTKRAFLNGRFDLAQAEAVADLIAADSALAHQTALHQMRGGFSSALQELRKALRHFAAMLTLELDFAEEDVEFLDRKELHKLADALIKNLTSLIDSFQLGNVIKQGVAVAIVGKPNVGKSTLLNALLQEERAIVSPIAGTTRDTIEGILHLGGIPFRFVDTAGLRENTSDAIEAIGIERTKAQLKKAFIVLYLVDLSNTTFKQAAADLVRWGLEGLPVLKIGNKIDLAPAAALENFKDYLLIAAQTGSGVAQLKDKLLELVAYKPTDGLATVVINARHYDRLQKSKQALTAVITGLEQKRSNELLVVDINSALYALGEITGEITTEEILGEIFSKFCIGK; encoded by the coding sequence ATGCATCCTAACCAAGATCCTATTATTGCACTGGCCACACCGCAAGGGGTGAGCGCTATTGCAGTGGTACGTCTATCTGGAAAGGGTGTGATTGGCATCGTAAATGGACTATTTTGTGGCAGTGACTTGACCCAACAAGCCTCTCATACAATTCATTTTGGCCTTATAAAAAAGGGGGATACGACAATCGATGAGGTGCTGGTTTCCATTTTTATTGCGCCACACTCTTTTACCAAAGAAGACTCGGTAGAAATTTCGTGTCACGGCGCACCTTTTATTGTCTCTGCATTGATCGAATTATTTGTGGCACACGGTGTCCGCATCGCTGAACCAGGTGAGTTTACGAAAAGGGCTTTTTTAAATGGTCGGTTTGACCTAGCACAGGCAGAGGCAGTAGCGGATTTGATTGCAGCGGATAGTGCCCTAGCCCATCAAACTGCACTGCATCAAATGCGTGGGGGCTTTTCCTCAGCATTGCAAGAATTACGTAAAGCATTGCGCCACTTTGCAGCTATGTTAACGCTAGAACTGGATTTTGCAGAGGAAGATGTGGAATTCTTAGACAGAAAGGAGTTACATAAATTAGCCGATGCGCTTATTAAAAACTTGACCTCCTTGATAGATAGTTTCCAACTGGGTAACGTCATAAAACAAGGTGTTGCGGTAGCCATTGTGGGCAAACCTAATGTAGGCAAGTCTACATTACTAAATGCGTTACTACAAGAAGAACGGGCCATTGTTTCGCCTATAGCAGGCACTACCAGAGATACCATTGAGGGCATACTGCACTTAGGGGGTATACCGTTTAGATTTGTGGATACAGCTGGCTTACGGGAAAACACTTCGGATGCTATAGAAGCAATAGGCATTGAACGCACCAAAGCGCAGTTAAAGAAAGCCTTTATCGTACTCTACTTGGTTGATCTATCCAACACTACTTTTAAACAAGCAGCGGCCGACCTGGTTAGATGGGGCTTAGAGGGGTTACCGGTGCTTAAAATTGGCAATAAAATCGATCTTGCACCAGCTGCTGCGCTAGAAAATTTTAAAGATTATCTGCTGATTGCTGCACAAACAGGCAGTGGTGTAGCACAACTTAAAGATAAGCTGCTAGAACTGGTAGCATACAAGCCTACTGATGGGCTAGCTACTGTTGTTATCAATGCGCGCCACTACGATCGGTTACAAAAAAGCAAACAAGCCTTAACAGCTGTTATTACAGGCCTGGAACAAAAACGATCCAATGAGCTACTCGTTGTGGATATAAACAGTGCCCTATATGCACTGGGCGAAATTACAGGAGAGATTACAACAGAAGAAATTCTTGGGGAAATTTTCTCCAAGTTTTGTATTGGCAAATAA
- a CDS encoding tRNA pseudouridine synthase A, which translates to MRYFIYIAYLGKAYSGWQVQRNALAVQQVVEEALGRLLPTAVAISGSSRTDKGVHARQQVAHFDLIGPIDPADVSYRLNRILPSDISITAIRPVVDGAHARLDACYRSYAYTIITQKDPFYRDSAVWLCHVPPLALLNQIAALFVIQADFEFFSKTTDATKSFVCNIKEAFWLQIDQKIVFHIKADRFLRGMVRTIVGTILKAATGKMDITALAQLIRQKPAVRPVLTLMPPHGLTLVEVGYPEALFIKENAS; encoded by the coding sequence ATGCGTTATTTTATATATATAGCTTACCTTGGTAAAGCCTATAGTGGGTGGCAGGTTCAAAGGAATGCGCTTGCTGTGCAACAAGTGGTGGAAGAGGCGCTGGGTAGATTGCTACCAACCGCAGTGGCTATTTCAGGCAGCAGCCGAACGGATAAAGGGGTACATGCAAGGCAACAGGTGGCTCATTTTGATCTAATAGGGCCCATAGATCCTGCTGATGTAAGCTATAGGCTCAATAGGATTTTGCCATCTGATATTAGCATTACAGCGATTCGCCCAGTAGTAGATGGGGCGCATGCGCGCCTTGATGCATGCTACCGCAGCTATGCCTATACGATCATTACGCAGAAAGATCCCTTTTATAGGGATAGCGCGGTTTGGCTGTGCCACGTTCCACCGCTTGCCTTATTGAACCAGATCGCAGCTTTGTTTGTTATACAAGCGGATTTTGAATTTTTTAGCAAGACAACTGATGCAACAAAAAGTTTTGTCTGTAATATAAAGGAAGCTTTTTGGTTGCAAATAGATCAAAAAATTGTATTTCACATAAAAGCGGATCGCTTTTTAAGGGGTATGGTTCGGACAATTGTAGGTACAATACTGAAAGCAGCAACCGGGAAAATGGATATAACGGCACTAGCGCAGCTTATTAGGCAAAAACCCGCGGTTCGCCCCGTGCTGACTTTAATGCCGCCACATGGCTTAACATTAGTGGAAGTGGGGTATCCAGAAGCCTTATTTATAAAAGAAAATGCATCCTAA
- a CDS encoding potassium/proton antiporter encodes MHLVPESLLIAGSFLLFLSIVITKLSTRLGIPALIIFLLVGMAAGHEQLGNIDFHNPIAAQLLGAITLSLILFTGGIETEYKHIRPILWNGILLATVGILITTFSVGLFIWGVTAFWGGNIQFTLLEGLLMGSIVASTDAAAVFAIIRAKNMHLKANLSPMLELESGSNDTMAWFLMILFKTLLLTNQAISPMAAIFTFIQEMVVGGLAGVLVGKIMLLLLENLRLANRSLYPGLMLAVVIFTYSATHFLHGNAFLAVYLVGLILGNKDFAHKKSIIQFCQGISWLMQIIMFITLGLLVYPAKLLPIAGIGLLLSIFLMFVARPLSVFVSLFFSKTLNVNHKIFISWVGLRGAVPIVFATYPLLDNIHQADVIYHIVFFVVLTSILFQGTTLSPLAKWLQLEAPAVVKREPSIQLSKEVDSELIEVMVPEDAPAIGKKIVQLSFPENTLIVLIKRNGVYVIPRGDTVIAAFDLLMIMAEQKQAIHTIKEQLGIVH; translated from the coding sequence ATGCATTTAGTTCCAGAAAGCTTACTTATTGCCGGCTCTTTTTTGCTTTTTTTAAGTATTGTCATTACCAAGCTATCTACCAGGTTAGGGATTCCTGCTTTGATTATCTTTTTATTGGTCGGTATGGCAGCAGGCCATGAGCAATTGGGCAATATTGATTTTCACAATCCTATAGCGGCTCAATTATTAGGCGCGATTACCCTGAGCTTGATCCTTTTTACAGGGGGTATAGAAACCGAGTACAAGCATATACGGCCCATTCTTTGGAATGGTATATTACTGGCAACCGTAGGCATTTTAATCACCACTTTTAGTGTGGGGCTCTTTATTTGGGGCGTTACAGCCTTTTGGGGGGGTAATATACAATTTACTTTATTAGAAGGCTTGCTGATGGGTTCGATTGTTGCTTCTACAGATGCAGCTGCTGTTTTTGCCATTATTCGTGCTAAGAACATGCACCTTAAAGCCAATCTTAGCCCGATGTTAGAGTTAGAATCTGGCAGTAATGATACGATGGCGTGGTTTTTAATGATTTTATTTAAAACCCTACTCCTTACCAACCAAGCCATTAGCCCCATGGCAGCTATTTTTACCTTTATTCAAGAAATGGTGGTAGGTGGACTAGCTGGTGTATTAGTGGGTAAAATCATGCTTTTATTGCTGGAGAACCTGCGTCTTGCTAACCGTTCGCTCTACCCAGGTTTGATGCTTGCTGTAGTAATTTTTACCTATTCAGCCACACACTTTTTACATGGAAATGCTTTTTTAGCCGTTTACCTTGTAGGATTAATCTTAGGTAATAAAGACTTTGCACATAAAAAAAGTATCATTCAATTTTGTCAAGGCATTTCTTGGTTGATGCAAATCATTATGTTTATTACGCTTGGGCTATTGGTTTATCCTGCTAAGCTCCTACCTATAGCTGGGATTGGCCTCTTGCTTTCTATCTTTTTAATGTTCGTAGCCCGTCCATTGAGTGTCTTTGTTTCCTTATTTTTTTCTAAAACATTAAATGTAAACCATAAGATTTTTATCTCTTGGGTAGGCCTTAGAGGGGCTGTTCCCATTGTTTTTGCTACTTATCCATTGTTAGATAACATTCACCAAGCAGATGTAATCTACCATATTGTTTTTTTTGTTGTGCTGACTTCTATCTTGTTTCAAGGCACAACCCTTTCGCCCCTTGCCAAGTGGCTGCAATTAGAAGCACCAGCAGTGGTAAAACGTGAGCCTAGTATTCAGCTATCAAAAGAAGTAGACAGTGAATTAATAGAGGTGATGGTCCCAGAAGACGCGCCCGCTATTGGTAAAAAAATAGTACAGTTGAGTTTTCCAGAAAATACATTGATTGTGCTTATAAAACGTAATGGTGTATATGTGATTCCCAGAGGTGATACCGTTATTGCTGCCTTTGACTTGTTGATGATTATGGCAGAACAAAAGCAGGCCATTCATACCATAAAAGAGCAATTGGGTATAGTACATTAG
- the lpdA gene encoding dihydrolipoyl dehydrogenase translates to MSQEQEYDLIVIGSGPGGYVAAIRAAQLGMQVAVIEQEALGGVCLNWGCIPTKALLKSAQVFDYLNHAAAYGIEASQAKPNFGAIMKRSRDVAATMCKGIHQLFRKHKITLLEGRGKLLPHGTASVTTPAGTTDLYRAQHIILATGARSRQLPHLPIDGTHIIGYRAALSRTTQPASIVIVGGGAIGCEFAYFYHTIGTKVTLVECNPYLLPLEDEAVSKQVLKSFTKKGMQVYTAAEVTKVEVQQASSIVAIATQSGLLQVESDLVLSAVGVQPNIENIGLEENGILMEAGKVAVDGYYRTSCNGVYAIGDLIKGPALAHVASAEAIICVEKIAGLTPEPLDYNNLPACTYTQPEVASVGYTEKSAKEAGYKIKTGIFPFSASGKAHAAGAPEGFVKVIFDAEYGAWLGAHMVGAHVTEMIAEVVVARKLETTAYEIQNSTHPHPTMSEAIMEAVAAAYGEVIHL, encoded by the coding sequence ATGTCTCAAGAACAGGAGTATGATCTTATTGTAATCGGAAGTGGTCCAGGTGGCTATGTTGCTGCTATACGGGCTGCGCAGTTGGGCATGCAAGTTGCTGTTATAGAGCAAGAAGCGCTTGGTGGCGTTTGTTTAAACTGGGGTTGTATTCCTACAAAGGCTTTGCTAAAAAGTGCCCAGGTATTTGACTACTTGAACCATGCTGCAGCTTACGGTATTGAAGCAAGCCAAGCCAAGCCTAATTTTGGGGCCATTATGAAGCGGAGTCGAGATGTTGCAGCTACGATGTGCAAGGGCATTCATCAGCTCTTTAGAAAGCATAAGATTACCCTCCTAGAAGGACGTGGTAAGCTACTCCCTCATGGTACAGCCTCCGTTACCACGCCAGCAGGCACTACCGATTTGTACCGCGCGCAGCATATTATCTTAGCAACTGGTGCAAGAAGCCGTCAGTTGCCCCATTTGCCTATTGATGGCACGCATATTATAGGCTACAGAGCAGCGCTCTCACGCACCACGCAACCAGCCTCTATAGTGATTGTAGGAGGGGGCGCTATTGGATGTGAGTTCGCCTATTTTTACCATACGATAGGCACAAAAGTCACTTTAGTCGAGTGTAATCCCTATTTGTTACCACTTGAAGATGAAGCAGTATCTAAACAAGTCTTAAAATCTTTTACCAAAAAAGGCATGCAGGTCTATACTGCTGCCGAGGTTACCAAAGTAGAGGTACAGCAGGCCTCATCAATAGTAGCGATTGCTACCCAATCGGGGCTCTTGCAGGTAGAAAGTGACCTCGTTCTCTCTGCTGTTGGGGTGCAACCCAATATAGAAAATATTGGTTTAGAAGAAAACGGCATCCTTATGGAGGCTGGTAAGGTTGCAGTAGATGGCTACTATAGGACCAGTTGCAATGGTGTATATGCTATTGGCGATCTTATCAAAGGGCCTGCTTTAGCCCATGTAGCCTCAGCCGAGGCTATTATTTGTGTAGAAAAAATAGCTGGGCTTACACCAGAGCCGTTAGATTACAATAACCTACCCGCTTGTACCTACACCCAACCTGAAGTGGCGTCTGTAGGTTATACAGAAAAATCTGCAAAAGAAGCTGGTTATAAAATTAAAACAGGAATTTTTCCATTTTCTGCTTCTGGAAAAGCACATGCAGCCGGTGCACCAGAAGGGTTTGTAAAGGTCATTTTTGATGCTGAGTATGGCGCGTGGCTTGGTGCACATATGGTAGGTGCTCATGTCACAGAAATGATTGCAGAGGTAGTAGTTGCGCGTAAACTAGAAACTACCGCCTATGAAATTCAGAATAGTACCCATCCACATCCGACCATGTCGGAAGCCATTATGGAAGCAGTAGCTGCTGCTTATGGAGAAGTAATTCACCTTTAG
- a CDS encoding enoyl-CoA hydratase/isomerase family protein translates to MEKTESLQSNLQDGILTITFKAGLKSFTLTDKRLTELRSLIQDVYDDEAIEGVIITGEGEEIFSLGTEVSELLKLSELNARKFAENGQEVLAFIENCPKPILAAINGYAFGAGFELALACHFRFASENAVFAFPEIACGVIPGFGGTQRLTQLLGKTKALEYLMTGKRIGAEDAERMGLVSEVVSYKEEMLKKAKKWLTSIANNADLALGMLVTCVNAAENPDENGFQTEANGFANCFKAGDLKEKLMKIIDKQALLEMK, encoded by the coding sequence ATGGAAAAAACAGAATCATTACAAAGTAATTTACAAGATGGCATTTTGACCATCACCTTTAAGGCCGGTTTAAAATCCTTTACTTTAACAGATAAAAGGCTAACTGAATTGCGTAGTCTTATTCAAGATGTTTATGACGACGAGGCCATAGAAGGTGTAATTATTACTGGAGAAGGAGAGGAGATCTTCTCCTTAGGTACGGAGGTTTCTGAGTTGCTCAAGTTAAGCGAATTGAATGCAAGAAAGTTTGCAGAAAACGGTCAAGAGGTATTGGCTTTTATAGAAAATTGTCCCAAGCCTATTTTAGCTGCTATTAATGGGTATGCTTTCGGCGCTGGCTTTGAGTTGGCATTGGCCTGTCATTTTCGATTTGCCTCTGAGAATGCTGTGTTTGCTTTTCCAGAGATTGCCTGTGGGGTCATTCCTGGCTTTGGCGGCACCCAACGGTTGACCCAGTTACTCGGCAAGACCAAGGCATTAGAGTATCTAATGACCGGTAAGCGTATTGGTGCAGAAGATGCAGAACGCATGGGGCTTGTCAGTGAAGTAGTCAGCTATAAAGAAGAAATGCTTAAGAAAGCTAAAAAGTGGCTTACTTCTATTGCCAATAATGCAGATTTAGCATTGGGCATGTTGGTAACTTGTGTAAATGCCGCCGAAAACCCAGATGAAAATGGTTTTCAAACAGAAGCAAACGGCTTTGCCAATTGCTTTAAAGCAGGAGACCTTAAAGAAAAGCTTATGAAGATTATAGATAAGCAAGCGCTTCTGGAGATGAAGTAA
- a CDS encoding 30S ribosomal protein S1, producing the protein MSATEGVLNWDQYGHTDKLGSAYTDQEREAIAALYGATLSAISQYEVVKGSVITITNKDVVVGVGYKSDGLIAASEFRDLPDLKPGDEVEVYIEETENAKGQLVLSRKKAKLVRAWEKIQHALEHGEVLEGLVKRRTKGGLIVEVCDIETFLPGSQIDIRPVLDFDIFVGKTIDVVVIKINHTNDNVVVSHKALTEKKLEKQKLEIMSKLEKGQILEGYVKNITKFGAFIDLGGVDGLLHKLDMSWGKVNHPEELFTLGQEVRVVVIGFNEDKKRISLGMKQLQDHPWDALPETVQVGSTIKGTITNIADYGIFVELMPGIEGFVYVLDISWSQYLRDINEHYKIGDTIETCILSLDRKNHKISLGIKQLTVDPWEHDAFLSTYAVATTHEGIVRNLTHFGAFIELEPGIEGLLHVSRLSGTKRVAHPADVLKLGEKVEVVVLGISRENRRLSLGLKQENPWDACEKIFQIGTLHKGTVLKKTSGRGAIVELAHGIEGHVPQQHLIKSDGAEAEVGEELDLQVIKFSKGDKKIVLSHQVLFNPAVETKAEPKTKAEEKIEKAPSARGFEAFADLKEKLEQQTKGDNKA; encoded by the coding sequence ATGAGTGCAACAGAAGGAGTTTTGAACTGGGATCAATATGGCCACACTGATAAATTAGGTAGTGCCTATACAGATCAAGAAAGAGAAGCTATTGCTGCCCTATATGGCGCTACTTTAAGCGCTATTAGTCAGTATGAAGTAGTAAAAGGATCGGTTATAACCATCACCAATAAAGATGTTGTTGTGGGTGTTGGATACAAGTCCGATGGTTTAATTGCTGCTTCTGAGTTTAGAGATTTACCTGATTTAAAACCAGGTGATGAAGTCGAGGTCTATATAGAAGAAACAGAAAATGCCAAAGGGCAATTGGTGCTTTCTCGTAAAAAAGCAAAATTGGTAAGGGCCTGGGAAAAAATCCAGCATGCATTGGAACATGGAGAGGTATTAGAAGGACTTGTAAAACGCAGAACAAAAGGGGGGTTAATTGTAGAGGTTTGTGATATTGAAACCTTTTTACCTGGTTCACAAATTGACATCAGACCTGTTTTAGACTTTGATATCTTTGTGGGCAAAACCATCGATGTAGTCGTTATTAAAATCAACCATACCAATGATAACGTTGTAGTCTCCCATAAAGCGCTCACTGAGAAGAAGCTAGAAAAGCAGAAGCTTGAAATCATGAGTAAGCTTGAAAAAGGTCAGATCCTAGAGGGCTATGTAAAAAACATCACTAAGTTTGGTGCTTTTATTGATTTAGGCGGCGTAGATGGTTTGCTTCATAAGTTAGATATGTCTTGGGGTAAAGTCAACCATCCAGAGGAGCTCTTCACCCTTGGTCAGGAGGTACGTGTAGTCGTCATTGGCTTTAATGAAGATAAGAAGCGTATTTCTTTGGGCATGAAGCAACTTCAAGACCATCCATGGGATGCCCTTCCAGAAACCGTACAGGTAGGATCTACCATTAAAGGAACCATAACCAATATTGCCGATTATGGTATTTTTGTAGAATTAATGCCTGGTATTGAAGGATTTGTATATGTTTTAGATATTTCATGGTCACAATATTTGCGTGACATCAATGAACATTACAAAATAGGCGATACGATTGAAACCTGTATTCTATCGTTAGATCGAAAGAATCATAAAATATCTTTAGGCATCAAGCAACTAACGGTAGATCCGTGGGAGCATGATGCATTCCTATCTACCTATGCAGTAGCCACTACCCATGAAGGTATTGTCCGCAATCTCACCCATTTTGGTGCCTTTATAGAGCTAGAACCTGGTATTGAAGGGTTGTTACATGTTTCTCGTCTTTCCGGTACCAAGCGCGTAGCACATCCTGCTGACGTGCTAAAATTGGGCGAAAAAGTAGAGGTAGTTGTCTTGGGTATTAGCAGGGAGAATAGGCGGCTCTCCCTTGGCTTAAAGCAAGAAAATCCATGGGATGCCTGTGAAAAGATTTTTCAGATAGGCACCCTACATAAAGGTACTGTTCTGAAAAAGACATCAGGTCGTGGTGCCATTGTGGAGCTAGCGCATGGTATAGAAGGCCATGTACCGCAGCAGCATTTAATTAAATCAGATGGCGCCGAAGCAGAGGTTGGAGAAGAGTTGGATTTGCAGGTAATCAAGTTTTCCAAAGGAGATAAAAAAATAGTTTTATCCCATCAGGTTCTTTTTAATCCAGCAGTAGAGACCAAAGCTGAGCCTAAAACGAAAGCGGAAGAAAAAATAGAGAAAGCGCCATCCGCTAGAGGGTTCGAAGCCTTTGCTGACTTAAAAGAAAAGCTAGAGCAGCAGACAAAAGGAGACAATAAGGCGTAA